The Polyangium aurulentum genomic interval CCCTTCGTAGGCCTCGAAGGGCGGGAAGCCTTCGTAGCTGTGGACCGCCGGCGTGCTCGCCCAGGCCAGCTTTTCGCTGGTGAAGGTCTCGATGAACGGCTTGAACCAGCTCGGATCGTCGAGCATGGTCGGGCGCAGGTTGACGAACCAGTCCATGCCGGGGGGCCGGGTGAACATCCAGCTCATGCAATGGGGGCAGAAGAAATGGCGAACATCGCCGTGCAGCCCGCCGATCACGGGCTCCCCCTTCGTCACCTGGAAGCCGTCGCTCGG includes:
- a CDS encoding GFA family protein, encoding MKDWKLPWEGGCRCGQVRLRITVPPLLTMACHCTGCQRMSSSAYSLSAAIPSDGFQVTKGEPVIGGLHGDVRHFFCPHCMSWMFTRPPGMDWFVNLRPTMLDDPSWFKPFIETFTSEKLAWASTPAVHSYEGFPPFEAYEGLTKEFAETAKTFFA